A genomic segment from Malaclemys terrapin pileata isolate rMalTer1 chromosome 1, rMalTer1.hap1, whole genome shotgun sequence encodes:
- the BBS10 gene encoding LOW QUALITY PROTEIN: Bardet-Biedl syndrome 10 protein (The sequence of the model RefSeq protein was modified relative to this genomic sequence to represent the inferred CDS: deleted 1 base in 1 codon), giving the protein MASRRLRAQRRAVSMASAASLDLGRLVQEAEALASAVRGALGPRGGQVLMTRPTGETLLTRDGRRVLEALNLGSPTARMMVACVSSHHNMTGDGAKTFIILLSKLLRGLQAILDKREGSPFCEDIQRRERDQKHCHSLKQISQSLMTFQTHILDHIMAQDLRKHFLSAFSSWEGEISRHTMESILEAYFCGRIGNSHQKLLSQLSCDFYYRCIPFKNGKNEMLDLVNEYFLELHSAVTGLPVSNSRILEGLVLHRDFAVYCPADGDIRMLIVTESIDSALSASGLEFVVNAEVQYQASQVWITKRTEAIMKHLQNNNIKVLLSSVKQQEIVIYYAKISGISIVECLSSEEISLLCKTTGISPFIPTQDNIHSAIAETMIAKFCRPFVLGSKRYVHLGLTRTCAFEPHCVIFCGPVHGVTEQHASAFHGAFKMLQQLFKAVDLSDGCEAQPENPNNTSKAVHCSWQQSATQQKFIMENISCNREKVNDQQLKTSMAETEKQFIDSSRWVDENPSCNQTDLQKSSDLAMPIVELESDFMFSALIDRGSSVRELQKLPLKCKHPSEMWVKNKSEPVVNNHRICNDAMTAIENTSTSVVSKQLNAAKEYWKPGNHIVPFKYEKSYKHTVQSYTNLVIQAGSVLSVGGNFEILLHYYLHSYAKQCQQPKITVISTVIADALLSIPKILYRTTKENSFTQVYFKATSALQTNQQLPMHQQGLESVYCKYQLVASVLHCLTKLLTIDLIIGIKRPPQKTDDSEEDL; this is encoded by the exons ATGGCGTCACGGCGCCTTAGGGCC CAGCGGCGGGCGGTTTCCATGGCGTCCGCGGCGTCCCTAGACTTGGGGCGGCTGGTGCAGGAGGCCGAGGCGCTGGCGAGCGCGGTGCGGGGCGCGCTCGGGCCGCGCGGGGGGCAGGTGCTCATGACCCGCCCTACGGGAGAGACGCTGCTTACGCGGGACGGGAGGCGAGTGCTGGAGGCGCTGAACCTAGGCTCGCCTACGGCCAG AATGATGGTAGCTTGTGTCTCCAGTCACCACAACATGACTGGAGATGGTGCTAAAACATTTATCATCCTATTGTCCAAATTACTCAGAGGACTTCAAGCAATTCTTGATAAAAGAGAAGGATCTCCATTTTGTGAGGATATTCAAAGGAGAGAAAGAgatcaaaaacattgtcacagtcTGAAGCAAATATCTCAGTCTCTTATGACATTTCAGACTCACATATTGGACCACATCATGGCACAAGACCTAAGAAAACATTTTCTATCTGCTTTTTCTAGTTGGGAAGGAGAGATAAGTAGACACACAATGGAGTCAATATTAGAAGCTTACTTTTGTGGAAGAATAGGAAATAGTCATCAGAAGCTTCTTTCCCAATTGAGTTGTGATTTCTATTACAGGTGTATACCTTTCAAAAATGGTAAAAATGAAATGCTGGATTTGGTGAATGAATATTTTCTAGAATTGCATTCTGCTGTAACAGGTCTTCCTGTTTCAAATTCCAGGATCTTAGAGGGACTTGTTCTTCACAGAGATTTTGCTGTGTACTGTCCAGCAGATGGTGACATAAGAATGTTAATTGTAACGGAATCGATTGACTCTGCTCTTTCTGCCTCTGGTTTAGAATTTGTTGTAAATGCAGAAGTTCAGTATCAGGCTTCCCAAGTCTGGattacaaaaagaacagaagcTATAATGAAACACTTGCAGAACAACAATATAAAAGTATTATTATCAAGTGTGAAACAACAGGAAATAGTTATTTACTATGCAAAAATAAGTGGTATATCTATTGTAGAGTGTTTATCATCAGAAGAAATCTCTCTTCTCTGCAAGACCACAGGTATCTCACCTTTTATACCTACTCAGGACAATATACATAGTGCGATCGCTGAAACCATGATAGCAAAATTTTGTCGGCCTTTTGTACTTGGCTCCAAGAGATATGTTCATCTTGGTTTGACAAGGACATGTGCCTTTGAGCCTCATTGTGTAATATTTTGTGGCCCAGTGCATGGTGTCACTGAGCAGCATGCCTCTGCTTTTCACGGAGCATTTAAAATGTTACAGCAACTATTTAAAGCAGTTGATCTGAGTGATGGATGTGAAGCACAACCTGAAAACCCAAATAATACTTCAAAAGCTGTACATTGTAGTTGGCAACAGTCAGCTACTCAACAAAAATTCATAATGGAGAATATTTCTTGTAATAGGGAAAAGGTCAATGACCAACAACTGAAAACATCTATGGCTGAAACAGAAAAACAGTTTATAGACTCTTCTAGATGGGTAGATGAAAATCCATCATGTAATCAAACAGACTTGCAAAAATCCTCAGACCTAGCCATGCCCATTGTAGAATTAGagagtgattttatgttttcagcTCTAATTGACAGAGGTAGTTCTGTAAGGGAGCTACAGAAACTGCCACTAAAATGCAAGCATCCAAGTGAAATGTGGGTAAAGAATAAGAGTGAGCCAGTTGTCAACAACCACAGGATTTGTAATGATGCTATGACAGCAATAGAAAACACCAGTACATCAGTTGTTTCCAAACAGCTGAATGCTGCTAAGGAGTATTGGAAACCAGGCAATCATATAGTTCCATTTAAGTATGAGAAGAGTTATAAACACACAGTCCAAAGTTACACCAACTTGGTCATACAGGCAGGATCAGTTTTGTCAGTTGGAGGTAACTTTGAGATCCTGTTACATTATTATCTCCATTCCTATGCAAAACAATGCCAACAACCAAAAATAACTGTTATTTCTACTGTAATTGCTGATGCATTGTTAAGCATTCCAAAAATCCTTTACAGGACAACAAAAGAGAACAGTTTTACTCAGGTCTATTTCAAAGCCACTAGTGCACTTCAAACTAATCAGCAGCTGCCCATGCATCAACAAGGTCTAGAATCAGTGTATTGTAAATATCAGTTAGTAGCTTCTGTTCTTCATTGTCTTACAAAGCTTCTCACTATTGATTTAATAATTGGTATTAAGAGACCACCTCAAAAGACTGATGATTCAGAAGAAGATTTATGA